TAGAAAACATATGTAACCAACCCCTTGGAAACGCTTCTCAGAATGCAGCTTCCGCAAATCCGATTGAGTCTCCCGTCCAGCCCACGCGTAATCATAACCACGAAGAACTATCGCCTCTTTGTCCTCCCCTCTTGGCGCCAACGAGACAACCCTTGCTGAGTATTGACCAGAATGTTTCTTTACCATCCTCAACACGCAGTCATGGTCTGACCGATGAGCAGTGGCAAAACGTTGCAGTTATCGTCGACATGGGCAAAGATATGTCCACTGTGGCCCTTGCCTGTATGGACGTTCTCTTCACCAATGATGAGATGGCAAGGTGTAATACGTCTGGATCGAAAGGGTTTGAACAGCTCGATAGCTCCaaactttcctttctttcctcgACTCTTAAAAACAAGTTTGACTCACCAATGTTTGGTGAGAAGTGGAATCAAATCGGCAGTCGCATTAACACTAAATGTAGAGGAAAGAGGAGAACGCTTATTCACAGACTAAAGAAGAAcactttattttgaaaaattatttctgcATCCAGTGTTTGAAACGTGTGATCAAATAGATTTGTTTTGCTCCTTGTTGGTTTCGGTTATCGttgtttttaaaatatttattctgTAATTAAAGAAACATGCATCCATTTTGTCTAGTAGTGAATTCAATAGGAAATGGAAATAGGGAGTTTCACATTCTGCTCAATGTGAAACTCATGTCAACTTGTCTCTCATAAGACCGTAATTCGACGCAATTATAGCGTTGACGAAAAATACACGCATGATTTCCGATACACTGTTTCAGTTTGCCCAATGTAAACACACCAAGCGGCCATTGCAACGcgttattttttttcagtttattttggcTCTTAggcttatttatttgtttttcatttttttgtgttaGTTTCTCAGCTAACTCAatctctcttctttttctattaATCGACAAGGCATCATTGCTGGTCCAAAAGGACTGGTATACAGAAACTTTTCGACCATGACTGTTTCGGGTGATTTAAAAGCGCATTGTATTGTAGTTTATCTTTGAAAAGCGAAACATTTCAAGTCATGGAATTTtgtgttagttttgttttcttcaataacaaaaaaatgttaacaGATCGGTTTTCCAGGATAAGTGGATCAAATTGCTATTAGAGCCAGAAAAGTTTACGGGctccagttttgttttgtttctcagcATGGAAGACATGCAGAACGAGAGAAGAACGAACACAAACCAAGGAAACGAATCGATGTTGTATTCATTTCCTGCATTAGTGGCAGCATTACTTTAAAGTGGCATTCAAATAACCGCAATCCACTCGTCAGGAGATGTCGTGGTCCAGTCTACGTTCGCAAGAAGTCGAGTTGAAATTTAGACTTAAATGCGAGGGAAGGTAAAATTAATAGCACGATCATTCTGTAACCTCACATTTTTGTGAAATTTGCATTTCGATGATTGTGTTGGTTGCAATTGCATTTAATTGTCCCGATTCGACGTTGGCTCTAACTTATTACAAGGTTTTAACCTTGTAAACTTCAATCCTCTTTAATAATGATAGCGTGCTATAAGTACACACGGTCACCGTGTTATATCGTGCAAACGCACATTAAGATCGTGACACGTTCCTTTGTTTCAATCGTGCGAAGAAAAACAATGGCCCCACTTTAATGAGGTAGGAAGTTTGCACGCAGCTATCGTGTTAAGATCATGTTCTTTTGTTCTATCGTGTGATCGTGCCGTGTgcgtgcgttcaccttattcCACGAAatcccgtggacggtcacatatTGAATGAAAATTTGTGTTTCTTCGTGAAAACCatttttatcaactgattgactcttcagtcacggtctatttcgctgtaaattttcagactaaagccgaaaagccattgtgttttctcatcactttcctcagtcgctagtgcttagtttgttatgtttgaatttcccacgtgttgcgtgacgttatccgagttgttttttggcgagacaatcggcgacactgcTGATCTGCAAACactaatttaccatttcagtcgattttgagtttgttgcatgctttccaagcgaatttccaGCTTTagttaccgtaaacgtccgtgtataagcctcatccatagataagccgcaccccgatttcgaagcgcagaatttggaaaaaataaaagcaacacagtctgaagttccaataaagttgtattgctacaaacagcCAAGggcaaacaatcaaggtttcgaaacaccgacatagaagtaaCAAaatgtggctatctttcacatttatcaagtctaaaaaaaagcgaaatgtcatttgttgtaccttctttttcatagaaattttcaccatctttaacttcaaatgctctttcgatccgattttttcaagattatcacttcgaaacacgccacaaagttgaattccttcggcattaaaaaccaaacgaagaagtggtttggcggagctaagcttcaAATGCTGGGAgaagtctgggcctgagcctggcctggagatcgtgtgggcataaactgaaagctcttcggggatactacctgtataaatacgtctggaaacccgcattaggctaaaaacttcacgcagaacaggagcctgataactcagtcgacgagtTTGCCTTAAAGCTAGTAAAAATCAACGAAACAGtcggccatttacctcgcgaatactcgcacattttgtggtactatatcgcacgtggcggaaagatacgcgtggcagtgactggctgcagacgtttatttgttcgagtaaagcgaaaattaatcgcttgaaggaacttttgaagagcaagattcgttgataaacactcgaagactcctttaactacagcaacacgctctcagtttcttttatgtttctttctcggcaccttaagaagttttatgaatattaagtaggtttttgagtacgccaaacatagatgtatccatggataagccgcaccctcgatttttggcttcaattttgtgaaataaagtgcggcttatacatggacgtttacggtagtTTCTCGTCAGCGAAATGACAGggaacccaacggcgaagtatataAAGTTTTGGtattgcgtgacgttttcggccttgtttttcaatcggcgacactttcgatctggcaatttctgtcgaagttgagtttgttgtatgctttccaagcgaattcaagcattggtatgtttatcgagagcgaaatgacagagaacccaacagcgaaatatgaaaaattttggtttcgtgcgagcctgttgattaatttcgggCGCGCAAGTGTCGTCGTCTCTGTTGCTCCTATAAACTTGGCTGTATTGCAAATTATTCAAGTTTTTCagatttagtgttatttcagttgAAAAGAACGTGgctacagaaatttaagaagagttaacaggaaaaaaaaattaaaaagaatctatagttaataagcaatttgcatgtttctcaacctgCGAAGGGTCAGGGCCCTATTGAATATTAGTCTTCTTGCTGataaattagctggacccccaaaacttagctatggacccccaaatttttcaagaatgggtccagaggaccccataatttgaaaacctcGATACATCTCTGCAAAAGCAATGTAGGACTTTCACAAGCATTTGAGTAATTGAATGAGAAACCCACAAACTCGTCAAACAATACATGTCCACTTTTTCTAACCCAACTTCCTTAAAAGTTTTCGCTATTTGCTTCACTTTGTTGCAATGAAATTTTGCTTCAAAGTAACAACAGCTTGGTTGTATCCATTTTATTTGGAGTTTTCGCCTGTCAAATATACCTAGGTAATAACGTCACCAACATAGTAATTTTATGTGAATGAGTGAGCTTATTTGTCACTTATGCAGGACAGGTCTTTggaataatttaaaataaaaaatactcaCATTCTACAACGAGCATGGCATCTTTACTGGCAGGCTTCCCAACACCATTAACAGCTATGCATCTGTACTCTCCTGCATCCTGCCTTCTGACATTAGTCAATGGCATGGTAACAACACTATTATCAGAGAGCCTTGTCCATGTGAAGCTTGGCAGAGGATTGCCCTCAGGTAAGCACTTCAGTGTCACATTCCCTCCTTCAGAGACAGTTTCCCCAGAAACATTGGTGATTTGTGATTGAACTGCAAGAAAGCAGAGTTGTAAGTTCCATCACTACAGTTTTCATGGAAATTACATTTCCTATGCATTAATGTGGGTAAATTacactatttttttcttttttttttcccagcatTTCTTTTACATTGACGCAAAatcaaattactttttaatgCTTCACTTTTCCTTTCCATTTAATCTGATCAAACAAGGAGAACTTTTTCAATAAAAGCCATGTTTTTCTGATAAAAGGTATGGATCAAGCAATACCTTGTACAATTATTAATAAGGTTGGTTTAATTAATCAAgtattttattgaaagaaacacaaagattcaataaaattgatgcactgaagcaaaaaaaaaaaactacattgCATGTGTTCCAGTTTTAAAATACACTATGGCACCGGGGATAACACATTAATTTTCTAACGTTTTGAAAAAGTAACATGCTGCACTGCAACCAGACTATTGATAACATGCCTGATCTGCACCAACAAGTCAGTGCTTAGCCTCACATGCATCACTTTCAACCCCTAACTTATTTTTCGCATGTTCCTTCAGGTTTGGAAGATAGCAAtggtaaataattttattatgatCTGTTGTTCAATGCATTATATCAGCTTGCAAACACAAAGTTTAGTAGTCTTTATTATACACACATAAAAAGTAAACAACAAACGTGTTCAGTtaacaaattttcaagtttaaaaatatatcaaaaatttatcaaatttctttcagttttcaAATGCTTATTTTGTACGTTCTgggatttttcagcaaataaatggaaaaagTGTGGAAAAAACCGAATAGTGCAAAATAGTGGAATTTTTTGGTCAATGCTGTGCAATCACAACCATGCACTTTGCCAGATGCTCTGTCTTATTTTCAGCTTGTCTTCTTCTCTGAAGTCTTACTTCAGTGGGATACATTTTTGCCCTCTGTAAGTCTCTCCCAGACATTAAAAAGAGAAGCACCTTTTATCAACcttgcatttaaaataaaattctgCTGGTTCCACCAAAACGTTTTTCTCACATTATAGACAGCATCTGGTACAGTgtgcaaaaaaattgcaaactaGTGAAGAGACACATAATGAAATAAGGaggaatttaacaaaaaaattgctgaaTATAATGTAATTCAAAGGTTCAAACAAAATATTCTGCCTGAATAACAGTCTTCTTGAGTCAGGTCAATTCAGTAGCTTCATTTCAGAGATGTTATGTTAATCACAAACAGGAAATTATTCCATTGAGAAACTTTTACCATAgcctttatcaaaattgagtGCATCTTTTGTAGTTGGGAGCCCCTCTGGATAAAACCTTTTCCAAAGTTCGCCCATCCCTCACATGGAAACATACCATCATATCAATTAACTTTGCAAGGACTAATGGTTTATCGCTGAACTTACCAAGTACATCAACCTGAATCTTTCTATTCCAAAATTTCCCACGACCATTTAAAAGCGCTTGCACCTTACAATAATATTCTCCCTTGTCATCCCTCGTCACATTGAACACAACCAACGTCAGTCTAGTGGGAACCCAAGTTGCATTGAAACGACTGGCAAAACTATCTTGTACCGTTGGAGATGATACGATTGAAAAATAACTTGCCAGAGTAACGCTGTCCAATTCAAACCATACAGACACAAGCGACATGTCCCCTGATAAGTTGAAGCTACAGCTCAGTTCTTCATTAAGGAATCCTTGGGTCAGATTCTTGTGAGTAAAAGAAGTGATTCTCGTGTTCGTTACTGTATGAAACGGTGGTGGCTCGTGCCACGTGATGCCGCTGCCATCTGAAACGTTAAGTTCAATTCAAGGATGCTTCATTTACCACAGTCACATGCCTTCGGCAAGATTAAGAAAATTGTCTTCGCCAAAGCTACGTACTGTATGAGAGTAAAGTTTAACATGCGAACAGAAGGTATAGTTTTCAAACAATATTACCTGAAAATCGTAAAACTGCCACCGACCACAAAAAGATACAGTTGAGGAGTAAACGACTCATACATAGGCAGTCCATGAATGCTAAGGCGTCGTCTACGGATAATCTTCGAACTGTCCTTTGCACACCAACGAGGAAATGGGTTGAAATGCGCCTGAGCAACCTAGCCGAGGTTTGCAGATCATGCGCGTCGATAATGGTCTGGCTGTCTGGCTTAGGTGTGGCTGACATGGCAGAAAAGCGGCTGATTGGCTGAGCGAAAATGACGTTGAATATTAGTTTTACATCAATGCCCCTTGCCCTCCAAGATTTCGAAAAACATGATCGGAGGTCGCTGATTTCAGTAGTGTTTATCACATCCCGTTCGTAATTGTCTTTGGCGTTTCGGTAGTGAGATAAACTGGGAAACGACCACTTTCCCATGGACTaaggaaataatttttatcgAATATCGAATTCTTGAGTCCCCGAGTTGTCATCTTTATTTCCTTCCTGATCATCGAGCCGTCGGCTTCTGTGTCACGGTCGTCACATGCAGGATATCTGGAAAAGCCTGTGAATGACGGTAATCATGAGTTCTGGTCAGGGGGTCAAAGACTCGgtagatttttgtgtcagaatcatccagcAAAAAGTgtcgtcacatccggttgaaaattaagctgaacccTGCTGAACccaacaccgcggcaaaacgtatgcgcatgcGCTAACTTCGACACTTCCGGTTTGCACATGTGGGTTCGGTTGCCcgaattaaggtggctccctacagttttttgaccgcgcgcgaactggtttcgaaatcgcgtgatggcgcaagctttaaaaaatctacgcgtaagtcgcgcgcaacatcaaccaccgcgagtaactcgcactggtcgaattttagcaaccatcgttgctcatttccaatgtgttagccatctataaggtaagttttccttcttctgaattttatctccaaacatgtgtcctaatatttccaaaaatagcttttagttaggacataagagctcaaagcaattaaccgtgttgtcagaatttcaaacaagcgggtggcgcgagcgggcctctgatacgcatgcgcgcgtggtcgtctcgaaattgtatgacgtcacaaagatgcaaaagaaggaaacacgagctcacttttcgcatgtttccttcggtgaaattttttgaaagttggcatagttcatgatatagatgccttcttcacaacataattttttgaaaaaattttatccaaggatttcttttttttaatcaaaaataggaaattgtaagatttttaagaatcctttagataaattttttattttttcaaattaaattattgtccgaaatcgttttcataagactgccgagtttcaagatgttttaccgaggctaactccagaaaaggaagcaaataggtggaaaatagccaaaaaatggtactctttgagatcgtttgttgccatggcaacagtctgcaacatactcaaattaattaaaaaggaatccCAGGTGTGTGACTAATCTTCCccgtgaatgccaggagcttaaacccaaaggtgaaaccaatagctcatttttagttcttcaccctctttctggtgtacatactgttaaaactgtagggagccaccttaatttagttgttacccttacggtgtgccagcttgttgttCTGACTCAGCAGacacagatgaaagaaaaaaggaccacaattacgaaaaaggtatgtagacgatagcttgttgtaatactagtcctggaaatgtttgttggaccttttacgagatgttccgcagtggctgcaagtactgattacagtagtaagccttttgtcaattcgtgttgatgatttatgcctatttttttttttaatttgttgccTGGACTACTTGATGAAAGTATTTTTATGGTGATAGAGAAGATTcgtagtctattcgttgtttatcgattttatttagcttataatactagtgtgaatttcatcctgaaaatgttcgctaattcacgattttattcaacttgaagagctgagaagctcact
Above is a genomic segment from Acropora muricata isolate sample 2 chromosome 1, ASM3666990v1, whole genome shotgun sequence containing:
- the LOC136928351 gene encoding uncharacterized protein isoform X4, producing the protein MSATPKPDSQTIIDAHDLQTSARLLRRISTHFLVGVQRTVRRLSVDDALAFMDCLCMSRLLLNCIFLWSVAVLRFSDGSGITWHEPPPFHTVTNTRITSFTHKNLTQGFLNEELSCSFNLSGDMSLVSVWFELDSVTLASYFSIVSSPTVQDSFASRFNATWVPTRLTLVVFNVTRDDKGEYYCKVQALLNGRGKFWNRKIQVDVLVQSQITNVSGETVSEGGNVTLKCLPEGNPLPSFTWTRLSDNSVVTMPLTNVRRQDAGEYRCIAVNGVGKPASKDAMLVVEYPVEATASGGKTSVSEGDVKMLSCPVDGNPKPNIKWYNGSEPSGDPISFEEQLEAREPGCYTCVASNSLGPPVSIMQCLILNTTQEIPTRITNPTSTPISEGPPWTVIGIVVGVAVPLAIVFGLVTWWILKKRKCKEDTKRDQAQR
- the LOC136928351 gene encoding uncharacterized protein isoform X1, giving the protein MSATPKPDSQTIIDAHDLQTSARLLRRISTHFLVGVQRTVRRLSVDDALAFMDCLCMSRLLLNCIFLWSVAVLRFSDGSGITWHEPPPFHTVTNTRITSFTHKNLTQGFLNEELSCSFNLSGDMSLVSVWFELDSVTLASYFSIVSSPTVQDSFASRFNATWVPTRLTLVVFNVTRDDKGEYYCKVQALLNGRGKFWNRKIQVDVLVQSQITNVSGETVSEGGNVTLKCLPEGNPLPSFTWTRLSDNSVVTMPLTNVRRQDAGEYRCIAVNGVGKPASKDAMLVVEYPVEATASGGKTSVSEGDVKMLSCPVDGNPKPNIKWYNGSEPSGDPISFEEQLEAREPGCYTCVASNSLGPPVSIMQCLILNTTQEIPTRITNPTSTPISEGPPWTVIGIVVGVAVPLAIVFGLVTWWILKKRKCKEDTKRSDLCYDVVGHLGMGDSLARNVSSEDQ
- the LOC136928351 gene encoding uncharacterized protein isoform X3, with amino-acid sequence MSATPKPDSQTIIDAHDLQTSARLLRRISTHFLVGVQRTVRRLSVDDALAFMDCLCMSRLLLNCIFLWSVAVLRFSDGSGITWHEPPPFHTVTNTRITSFTHKNLTQGFLNEELSCSFNLSGDMSLVSVWFELDSVTLASYFSIVSSPTVQDSFASRFNATWVPTRLTLVVFNVTRDDKGEYYCKVQALLNGRGKFWNRKIQVDVLVQSQITNVSGETVSEGGNVTLKCLPEGNPLPSFTWTRLSDNSVVTMPLTNVRRQDAGEYRCIAVNGVGKPASKDAMLVVEYPVEATASGGKTSVSEGDVKMLSCPVDGNPKPNIKWYNGSEPSGDPISFEEQLEAREPGCYTCVASNSLGPPVSIMQCLILNTTQEIPTRITNPTSTPISEGPPWTVIGIVVGVAVPLAIVFGLVTWWILKKRKCKEDTKRQSGLIGFSC
- the LOC136928351 gene encoding uncharacterized protein isoform X2 — translated: MSATPKPDSQTIIDAHDLQTSARLLRRISTHFLVGVQRTVRRLSVDDALAFMDCLCMSRLLLNCIFLWSVAVLRFSDGSGITWHEPPPFHTVTNTRITSFTHKNLTQGFLNEELSCSFNLSGDMSLVSVWFELDSVTLASYFSIVSSPTVQDSFASRFNATWVPTRLTLVVFNVTRDDKGEYYCKVQALLNGRGKFWNRKIQVDVLVQSQITNVSGETVSEGGNVTLKCLPEGNPLPSFTWTRLSDNSVVTMPLTNVRRQDAGEYRCIAVNGVGKPASKDAMLVVEYPVEATASGGKTSVSEGDVKMLSCPVDGNPKPNIKWYNGSEPSGDPISFEEQLEAREPGCYTCVASNSLGPPVSIMQCLILNTTQEIPTRITNPTSTPISEGPPWTVIGIVVGVAVPLAIVFGLVTWWILKKRKCKEDTKRDLCYDVVGHLGMGDSLARNVSSEDQ